Below is a genomic region from Sinobacterium norvegicum.
CGCTGGCTGCGGTGGCCTGCGGCGGCGTGCCCCGTGGGAGTTCGAACCCGAAACCTGCTTTGAAACCCTGATCAAACAATTTAAAACCAAGGACTTAAATGGCTTTGGCTGCCAACATCTAACCACGGCGATCAGTGCCGCCGGCTGTTTGTTTGACTACGCCAAAGACACTCAACGCTCTGCCCTACCTCATATTCAATCGCTGACCGTCGAGCAACCGGAAGACAGTGTCAGCCTCGATGCTGCCACCCGCCGCAACCTAGAGATCGACACCAATCTTAGCGGTGGCCGCGACAATACCTTAATGGCCGTTATGGACAGCTGTAAAACAGCCATGGGCAGTCGACTGCTGCAGCGCTGGCTCAATCGGCCGCTGACCAGTATTGAGCAACTCGAAAATCGCCAAGATGCGATTACTGCGCTGCTGACTGATTACCACTTTGAGCCACTGCAGCAGGAACTCAAGTGTATCGGCGATATGGAGCGGATTCTTGCCCGTGTCGCCCTGCGGTCAGCCCGCCCACGTGATTTATCACGGCTGAAAATGTCGTTACAAACCCTGCCAGCCATCGAACAACAACTCAGCCAGCTGAACAGCTCGCTGATCAGTGAGCTAGCCAAGCAAGCACAGCCGCTGCCGGAGATCAGCACGCTATTAAGTGAAGCGATTATCGACAACCCGCCCTCGGTGATTCGCGACGGTGGCGTCATTGCCCCCGGTTACGACGCAGAACTCGACGAATTGCGCGATATCAGTACCAACGCCGGCGACTACCTGGTTCAGCTGGAGACTCGGGAGCGTGAAAAGACAGGGATCAGCACTCTTAAAGTGGGTTTTAATCGAGTACACGGTTACTACATAGAGATAAGCCGTAGTCAGTCTGACAAGGCACCGGTTGAATACCTTCGCCGACAGACACTGAAAAATGCCGAACGCTTTATCACCCCTGAGTTAAAAGAGTTTGAGGACAAGGCCCTCAGTGCCAAGAGCCGTGCCCTGGCGCGAGAAAAGTCGCTCTATGACGACATCATCGAGACATTGAATCAACAGCTGATTACCCTGCAGCAGTGCTCACAGGCGATTTCTCAGCTCGATGTGCTCACCAACTTTGCCGAGCGCAGCGAAACCCTGCGCTTGATTAAACCGGCGCTGAGCCCAGAGCCCGGCATCGATATCGAACAGGGGCGGCACTTAGTGGTCGAACAGGTGCTCACAGAGCCCTTTATCGCCAACGACTTAAGTTTCAACGACGACCGTCGGATGCTGATTATTACCGGCCCGAATATGGGCGGTAAATCGACCTATATGCGCCAGGCGGCACTGATTACCCTGCTTGCCCATGTCGGCAGCTTTGTACCCGCGGCCTCAGCCACCATTGGTATTGTCGACCAAATATTTACTCGTATTGGCTCGGCCGATGATTTGGCCGGCGGCCGCTCGACGTTTATGGTCGAGATGACAGAAACCGCCAATATATTGAACAACGCCACAGCAAAAAGCCTGGTCTTGATGGATGAGGTGGGACGTGGCACCAGCACCTTCGATGGTTTATCGCTGGCCTGGGCCTGCGCCAACTATCTCGCCAGTCGTAGCAGCGCTTTTACTCTGTTTGCCACTCACTATTTCGAACTGACGGTACTTGACGAGCAAATCCCCAGCGTCCACAACATTCACCTCGACGCCACCGAATTTAACGATCACATTGTCTTCCTGCACAGCATTCAAGAGGGCCCCGCCAGTAAAAGCTATGGCCTGCAGGTGGCAAAACTTGCCGGCATCCCCCAGGATGTTATCGCCCAAGCGGGGGAAAAACTTCAACAGCTTGAAAACGGTGAGGCGACAAAGCCAAGTTCTCATGTTATAAATGAGCCTGTTATTGTAATACCGCCGATAAAGAGCAGTACACCAATACAAAACGATCTTTTTAATAGCTACGAACCCCATCCAGCTGTTGATCAGATCGCCGACCTTGATATTGACGGGCTTTCGCCTCGAGAAGCTTTGTCGTTGTTATATCAACTTCAAGATCAGGTCAAACAATCGTAAACAGGAATAATAATTCCTGACGGTATTTTTTACGACCAAGAAATGGCGCTGCTTGTCAAAACTGTGTAACATAGCGCGCAAAATTAGCTCAGCTAAGTTGGAGAGAGGCTAACAAATGACATTCATTGTCGGCGAGAACTGTATTAAGTGTAAGCATACTGATTGCGTAGAAGTATGCCCTGTAGATTGTTTTTATGAAGGCCCGAACTTTTTGGTCATTCATCCAGACGAATGTATCGATTGTGCATTGTGTGAACCAGAATGCCCGGTAGATGCTATTTATTCTGAGGATGAATTACCCGAAGATCAGCAAGTCTTCTTGGAACTCAATGCTGAATTAGCAGACGTGTGGCCTAACATCACTGAGATGAAGGAAGCCCCTGCAGATGCCGAAGAATGGGCTGGAGTGGCTGATAAGCTGCAACACCTAGAACGATAAAATCGACGCCATCCCTATATCATTGGTTGGCGGCGTTTATCAGGCATAAAAAAACCGAGTTATACTCGGTTTTTTTGTGCCCAAACGCTTTCTATTCAACTAAAGATCGAATGCCCCGATAAGCCCTGTGTTTCGAGGATATCGCGCAATCGTTTCAAGGCTTCAACTTGAATTTGACGCACTCGCTCACGGGTTAAACCAATTTCACGCCCCACCTCTTCAAGAGTACTGCACTCATACCCCCGCAGGCCAAAGCGGCGAGCTAAAACCTCACGCTGCTTCTCACTCAACTCATCCAACCAATCACCAATACTATTCTTAATATCAGTGTCTTGCAGCAACTCGGCAGGATCAGAAACGTGAGCATCGGGAATCGTATCCAACAATGAGGTATCCGAATCCTGGCTCAGCGGCGTGTCGATAGAGGCCACACGCTCATTCAATCCCAGCATTCGCTTAACATCGGCAACCGGCTTATCAAGTAGATCTGCAATCTCATCGGCAGAAGGCTCATGGTCAAGCTTCTGGGTCAGCTCGCGAGCTGCACGCAAATAGACATTCAACTCCTTCACAACATGTATCGGCAGGCGAATCGTTCGGGTTTGATTCATAATGGCCCGCTCAATAGTCTGTCTAATCCACCAAGTCGCATACGTCGAGAAACGGAAACCGCGCTCAGGATCAAACTTTTCTACTGCTCGAATTAAACCAAGATTACCCTCTTCGATTAAATCTAATAGGGTTAGACCTCTATTGACATAGCGACGCGATATTTTAACAACCAAACGCAAATTACTCTCAATCATACGCTTTCGACCAGCCTCTTCGCCTCGCAGCGCCATACGCGCATACTTAACCTCTTCTTCCGGGGTTAGCAGGGGGGAGAAACCAATTTCATTAAGGTATAACTGAGTAGCATCGAGTGACTTATCAGCGCGAGCCTTCGGTGTGGTCGGCTTGGCCGCCGCCGGCTTGATGGCCGCTGTCTTTTTCTTGGCCGCGGTCGTTGCCTTCTTGGCTGCTTTCTTCACGACTTTCTTGACGGCCTTAGGCTTAGTCGCGACAGCTGTTTTTTTGGCGACCTTAGCAGTACCGGTTGTTTTCTTCGCTTTTACCTTACGCTTGGTCGTTTCAGCAACTGCCAGCATGGCATCGAATTGCTTATCATCTACAGTGTTAGTTCCTTGTAATTCCATAGCCCTAATCCTTAATAAATTTAATTTTTGGATTTTCCACTTCCTGTGGCGCTTGAAAAACATACTGCTTTTTATAATGCTTTTTTTATTCTTCTTTCTTATTGTTGTCCAAGCCTAATTAACGCTTTGGTAGTTTATAGAGCGGGTTTACCGGTTTCCCGTTGCTTCTTATTTCAAAATGCAACCGCACTGCACCACCTGCACTCGCACCTGCCTCTGCTATTTTCTGCCCTTTTTTAACCGACTGCCCCTCTTTGACAAGAAGTCGACTATTATAGCCATAAGCACTGAGGTAAATATCATCATGCTTAACAATGATTAGATTGCCATATCCTCTAAGGCTATTACCTGCATAAACAACAGTTCCTGATCGAGCTGCAGTTACAGAATCCCCCATTGCCGCCTTAATATCAACACCCTTGTGTGGAGGGTTTTTTGTCGAGTAGCTTTTTAAGATACCTCCTTTAATTGGCCAACCCCAGTGATCTTCAACTTTCACAACGGAATATTTTTTCGCCGCTCCGGCCTTAGTCGTTTTTTTACTGGCAACAGAGGCTGATTTTTTAACCGCGGTAGGTGACTTATTGACCGTCGACTTTGACGCTGTATTTACGTTTCTTATACGGAGTTTTTGACCGGGATAAATAACGTAATCGGTGTCGATATTATTAGCAGTTGCCAGTTGTTTAAAGCTTAAATTATAGCGAAAAGCGATGGCATACAAGGTCTCACCGCGGTGCACAACATGGTAGCTTGACGAGGGTTGTTTTGAAAAAGATTTGTTATAAACAGGGACGATTGCTGAGTTGCCCAGGCAGCCACTCAGTAGGAAAATCAACCCTGTGACACCGATCAATCGTAACGCCATCACAGTGTTATATTTAACTCGACAGATGATAAATAGATCACAATTTTTCGCCAATCGCCTCCGATTAAATACCCAACTGCAATATGAAACTCAGAAAAATAGATGAAATCGTTCTAGCGCGTGAGACTTATCCTACGCTAAAGTTCTACTTTTACCCAACTTGAGAATCGGTACTCTGCTCATCACTCTCATTATATTGATCACCAAGCTTTTCAAGCACCACCACAAAAACTACAGCAACCACAATAAGGGCAATACAACCAACGAGTTGCGACGACTGCCCTGTGGCTAGCTCATACTCAAAGGGGGTGACGAGTTGCTGCACCAATGGTTTCTCGCTACCACTACTACTGGTGTAAGTACTGACCACCTGTTTCCAAGGCCACACCATTACCAACGAACCAGTGACAAAACCCATCAACACAGAGAGCACTGGCTGATAAAAACGATCAAGCAACCAATTGAGAAGTTTCACAAAACTTAACAGTCCGATAATACAACCAGACATAAAGTACAGTAATAACGTCAGATCGAAGGTCTTTACCGCCCCCAGCACTTGGCCGTATACACCAAGCAATAGCAGAATAAAACTGCCCGATATGCCGGGTAGTATCATCGCAGTGATTGCGATGGCCCCGGCAATAAAAATAAACCCCATACACGCCTGCACTTCAACTGGGCGCAGTTGAGAAATGACAATCGCAACAACAATACCTGTAAAGGCCAATATAATATTCGCAGCACTCCAGCGTGTTATTTGCCGGGCGATAAATAGGCTGGAGGCCAGTATCAAACCAAAGAAGAAAGACCAGAGCAACAGCGGCTGATGCTCCATCATATAGCTGATGAATCGGGCGAGAGATAATATGCTGATACCAATGCCGGAGAACAACGCCAACAGAAAACCACCGTTAATATACTGCCAAGCTGCCTTGATACCTTGCAGGCGGACAATAGACACTAACTGTAGATCGAACCGACTCAGACTCTGCAGTAGCTTTGGGTAAATTCCAGTAATGAAAGCGATTGTGCCGCCAGAAACGCCTGGCACGACATCAGCAGCACCCATTGCCATGCCTCGTAAAAGCGTCAACAAAGTGTCTCTCATACTTCCCATTCCTCGACGCTAGCTCAGCACACCGGCTAATAACGGTACAAAACGCACGGCCTCAACAACCTGCTGTTCCAGGCCATCCTCTGTACGTTCAATCATAATTAATTGCTGTGTTTGCTGGTCACCCACCGGCATTAACAACCGCCCACCAACAGCCAGTTGGTTGGTTAACTCTTCCGGCACAGCCTCTGGTGCCGCTGCCGACAAGATAGCATCGTAGGGGCCGTTTTCCTGCCAACCAAAGCCCCCATCAGCGTGCTTAAAACGAACATTGTGCAACTTCAATAAATTGAGCCTCTGCCTCGCCTTCTGTTGTAATGGTCTTATACGCTCAACACTGAAGACTTGGTCGGCAAGCTGCGCCAATACAGCACACTGATAACCCGAGCCTGTGCCAATCTCCAACACTTTTTTCGGCCGACCTCGCTCAAGCAGTAATTCGGTCATTCTCGCGACAATATAAGGCTGGGATAAGGTCTGACTAAAACCGATAGGCAATGCCGTATCCTCATAGGCCCTGTGAGCCAGCGCCTCATCGAGAAAAATATGTCGTGGCGTGTTCCGTATCACATCGAGCACAGCCTCATCGCTAATTCCCCGCTCCATCAAACGGCCTATCAGCCGCTCACGTGTACGCTGCGATGTCATACCAATACCGGTTAAATCCAACAGAGCTATACTCCCTAAACTATTATTTTTATCTACAGTGGTTTAGCTGAAACCAACAGCTCTCGTATCAAGGCGGTCGCGAAGCAGCCCGATTCAAGACTAAACGATAAAGTTAGATCCTGCCCCTCTATCGACCATGTGAGCTGTTGAGCAACCATAGTCATTGCGCGACGCTGCTGTTCAAGGCCTATTTTTTCTAACCCCGCTGTCAACAAACCATAAGGAGCCACAACCGCTTGCTCCCACTCTGCCACCTTACCACTGGCGGGGTTGCTACCGCGCCCCCACAGCGGTGCAGACAACTCAACATCATGGCTGTCAAGCCGCGCTAAAAGAGTATCATCTAGCCGCTCGGGAACAAAGAAACTGTTAGAACCTGCCAGCGATGCTACATCCCCATCCTGCCACTGACGCCAATTATTCAAACGAACTCGCTCACTGAGCACCAAATTAAAGAGATACGAACGGGCCGATGAAATAGCCAACGAGCGCAATCTACGCTTAAGTTTCTTGCCGGCAAATAAGTCCACCGCCAAAGGCAAATTACCACGATCGCGACCAAAACGCTGGGCACCAAAATAATTCGGAACACCGCAATTAGCAATGGTCGATAACTGTTGCTCCAGCCGCACCAAATCACCACTGATGTTGCGAAGGCGAATAATGAAACGATTACACTGATGGGCGCCTATTCGAAGTTTTTTATTGTGCCGCCTCGCCTTTAGTATCGCAGTATCATCGTCTGCGAAATGGCTTAAATCAACATCATATTTACCCGGCAGATGAATACCAAACCACTGCCTAGTCACCGCATGACGGTCTTTTAAGCCACAATAACTCACCTGTTTCTCAGGCACCGAGAAGTATTCCGCTAAACGTTGCTGTAAGAAGCCAGTGTTTTGATTGCGCTTTTGAATATATAAATATAAATGCTCTCCCTCGCCACTGAGTTCATAACCGAGCTCCTCTTCGACGATAAAATCTTCAAACGTCGATTTGAAATCACCGTTTATCGAGGGCCCACCATAGGCAAATTCAAATGCTTGGCTAAAATCAATGAGCGGATTATCCATGCCTCGAAACCTTGTTAATCAACACCACGCTGTGAGCTGCTATACCCTCTTTACGCCCCGCAAAACCGAGCTTCTCTGTGGTGGTTGCCTTTACATTAATATTTTCGATTTCGGTATTGAGGTCTTCCGCCAAACAACGGCGCATCATCTCAATATGAGGCGACATCTTGGGCGTCTGCGCCACAATTGTCATATCAGCATTGCCTAGTACAAACCCTTTATTTGCTAAT
It encodes:
- the mutS gene encoding DNA mismatch repair protein MutS, giving the protein MKRTPTKTKASESTHTPMMQQYLRIKAQHPDDLVFYRMGDFYELFHDDAKKAAELLDITLTARGKANGEPIPMCGIPFHSADGYLAKLVKVGVSVALCEQIGDPATSKGPVERQVVRVITPGTISDEALLEERRESLLAAIDFANDKYGIAVLDIGSGRFQLTEVSSEETLKSELQRLAPAETLYNEANVNAELLAGCGGLRRRAPWEFEPETCFETLIKQFKTKDLNGFGCQHLTTAISAAGCLFDYAKDTQRSALPHIQSLTVEQPEDSVSLDAATRRNLEIDTNLSGGRDNTLMAVMDSCKTAMGSRLLQRWLNRPLTSIEQLENRQDAITALLTDYHFEPLQQELKCIGDMERILARVALRSARPRDLSRLKMSLQTLPAIEQQLSQLNSSLISELAKQAQPLPEISTLLSEAIIDNPPSVIRDGGVIAPGYDAELDELRDISTNAGDYLVQLETREREKTGISTLKVGFNRVHGYYIEISRSQSDKAPVEYLRRQTLKNAERFITPELKEFEDKALSAKSRALAREKSLYDDIIETLNQQLITLQQCSQAISQLDVLTNFAERSETLRLIKPALSPEPGIDIEQGRHLVVEQVLTEPFIANDLSFNDDRRMLIITGPNMGGKSTYMRQAALITLLAHVGSFVPAASATIGIVDQIFTRIGSADDLAGGRSTFMVEMTETANILNNATAKSLVLMDEVGRGTSTFDGLSLAWACANYLASRSSAFTLFATHYFELTVLDEQIPSVHNIHLDATEFNDHIVFLHSIQEGPASKSYGLQVAKLAGIPQDVIAQAGEKLQQLENGEATKPSSHVINEPVIVIPPIKSSTPIQNDLFNSYEPHPAVDQIADLDIDGLSPREALSLLYQLQDQVKQS
- the fdxA gene encoding ferredoxin FdxA, with the translated sequence MTFIVGENCIKCKHTDCVEVCPVDCFYEGPNFLVIHPDECIDCALCEPECPVDAIYSEDELPEDQQVFLELNAELADVWPNITEMKEAPADAEEWAGVADKLQHLER
- the rpoS gene encoding RNA polymerase sigma factor RpoS → MELQGTNTVDDKQFDAMLAVAETTKRKVKAKKTTGTAKVAKKTAVATKPKAVKKVVKKAAKKATTAAKKKTAAIKPAAAKPTTPKARADKSLDATQLYLNEIGFSPLLTPEEEVKYARMALRGEEAGRKRMIESNLRLVVKISRRYVNRGLTLLDLIEEGNLGLIRAVEKFDPERGFRFSTYATWWIRQTIERAIMNQTRTIRLPIHVVKELNVYLRAARELTQKLDHEPSADEIADLLDKPVADVKRMLGLNERVASIDTPLSQDSDTSLLDTIPDAHVSDPAELLQDTDIKNSIGDWLDELSEKQREVLARRFGLRGYECSTLEEVGREIGLTRERVRQIQVEALKRLRDILETQGLSGHSIFS
- a CDS encoding peptidoglycan DD-metalloendopeptidase family protein; this encodes MIGVTGLIFLLSGCLGNSAIVPVYNKSFSKQPSSSYHVVHRGETLYAIAFRYNLSFKQLATANNIDTDYVIYPGQKLRIRNVNTASKSTVNKSPTAVKKSASVASKKTTKAGAAKKYSVVKVEDHWGWPIKGGILKSYSTKNPPHKGVDIKAAMGDSVTAARSGTVVYAGNSLRGYGNLIIVKHDDIYLSAYGYNSRLLVKEGQSVKKGQKIAEAGASAGGAVRLHFEIRSNGKPVNPLYKLPKR
- a CDS encoding DUF368 domain-containing protein, encoding MRDTLLTLLRGMAMGAADVVPGVSGGTIAFITGIYPKLLQSLSRFDLQLVSIVRLQGIKAAWQYINGGFLLALFSGIGISILSLARFISYMMEHQPLLLWSFFFGLILASSLFIARQITRWSAANIILAFTGIVVAIVISQLRPVEVQACMGFIFIAGAIAITAMILPGISGSFILLLLGVYGQVLGAVKTFDLTLLLYFMSGCIIGLLSFVKLLNWLLDRFYQPVLSVLMGFVTGSLVMVWPWKQVVSTYTSSSGSEKPLVQQLVTPFEYELATGQSSQLVGCIALIVVAVVFVVVLEKLGDQYNESDEQSTDSQVG
- a CDS encoding protein-L-isoaspartate(D-aspartate) O-methyltransferase; the protein is MTSQRTRERLIGRLMERGISDEAVLDVIRNTPRHIFLDEALAHRAYEDTALPIGFSQTLSQPYIVARMTELLLERGRPKKVLEIGTGSGYQCAVLAQLADQVFSVERIRPLQQKARQRLNLLKLHNVRFKHADGGFGWQENGPYDAILSAAAPEAVPEELTNQLAVGGRLLMPVGDQQTQQLIMIERTEDGLEQQVVEAVRFVPLLAGVLS
- the truD gene encoding tRNA pseudouridine(13) synthase TruD encodes the protein MDNPLIDFSQAFEFAYGGPSINGDFKSTFEDFIVEEELGYELSGEGEHLYLYIQKRNQNTGFLQQRLAEYFSVPEKQVSYCGLKDRHAVTRQWFGIHLPGKYDVDLSHFADDDTAILKARRHNKKLRIGAHQCNRFIIRLRNISGDLVRLEQQLSTIANCGVPNYFGAQRFGRDRGNLPLAVDLFAGKKLKRRLRSLAISSARSYLFNLVLSERVRLNNWRQWQDGDVASLAGSNSFFVPERLDDTLLARLDSHDVELSAPLWGRGSNPASGKVAEWEQAVVAPYGLLTAGLEKIGLEQQRRAMTMVAQQLTWSIEGQDLTLSFSLESGCFATALIRELLVSAKPL